A segment of the Actinomyces sp. oral taxon 171 str. F0337 genome:
GTCAGGGCGTCCGCCAGGGCGCGGGCCCGCTCCGAGGGGTCCCTGCCGGCCGCCTCGACGACGGCGGCGTAGCGGCGCTCGAGGTCACGGCCCCTGGCCGCGGCGAAGGAGTCCACCGCCTTGTCACCGGCCACTTGGGACAGGTAGTGCAGGGCGCGGTTGGCCAGGTCGGAGTAGCCCTCCGCGAAGGAGGTGCGGGCCTTGGGCGTCAGGACGTAGTGGCGGGCGGGGCGACCGCGGCCACGCTTACCCGTCTGAGCCGGAGTGTGAACCTCGATCTGCTCAGCGTCCTCGAGCGCTGTGATGTGCCTGCGCACGGCGGCCGGCGTCAGGCTCAGGACCTTGGCGAGCTGAGCCGCCGACACCGGTCCCTTCTCAGCGATGAGGTCGAGAACACGTGCCCGGGTAGAGTCGTCGTCACTTTGCGTCATGACCGTTCTCCTCCCCTAGTCGCTTCCGACGCCTCACGGCCTGTCCCCGTTGCGACCGGTTCGACCGCTTCCTTGCCGGCCAAGCCGGCCAGCCAGTCCGCCGACCGGTTCCAGGATCGACCTGCGAGGCGTCGCTGGTCGTCGTGCCACGAGTTTAACCAAGATCTTGCTTGCCGAATTCAACACTGGCAAGTTCACGACGGAGCGTCGCGGGGTGGGATTGAACACGTCACCTAATGAAAGGTAAGCCTTACCTAGGAATACCTAACCAGTGGGTTGCCGCTATGACGGCGCCCCGTTAGTCACGCTGCCGCTGGCCCGGTGCAGGCACCTACAGGCTCTCCGGGCTGCGCAGCCAGGGGGCGTCAGCCGGACGCAGCCCATCCCAACCACGGGCGCGGGCCTGGGCCGTGGCCAGGACTCCGAGCACGGTGGAGGGGTTGTGCAGGCGGCCGTCCATGACGGCGTCGAGTGCCTCGTCCAGTCGGACCCAGGTGGGCACGAACTCGGCCTCCTCGTCCTTGCGGGCGGTGCGCTGGTCCTCGGGCAGCAGGCTCAGGTCCTGGGCGAGGAAGATCCGCGCCCCCTCGGTGGTGAAGCCGGGCGAGGCGTAGAACTCGGCCAGCGTGTTCCAGGTGGCCGCCGCGTAGTCGGTCTCCTCAGCGAGCTCGCGGGCGGCGGCGACGGCGGGGGCCTCCCCCGCCACATCGAGCAGTCCCGCGGGGATCTCCCACAGGCAGGCGCGCACGGGGTGGCGGTACTGGCGAATCATGAGGATCTCCGCGGCGCCGTCGGTCTGAGAGGATTCCTCACCCTCACGCAGGGCCACGACGGCGACGGCGTCGTGGTGGACGACGACCTGACGAGCCACCGGGTCCTGACCGGGGGCGAGGAGCACGTGGTCGGCGTCGACGGCGAAGATCGGCCCGCTCCAGACCCTCTGGCTGGACAGGCGCTCACGCCCCGGGTCACGTTCATCGTTGAGGATGACCTCACGGCCTGCGTATCCGTTGCTCTGACCGACCCCGGTCACCGGCTGGTCCATGGTCGCCTCCTTCACCTACTGCCTGCGCTGTGGTTGATACGCGCCTGCGCACCCATGATGCTACCGCCGGCCGTCACGATGGCCGGATCAGTCGCGGGCTCGAATCGCTTGACGCAGCTGGGCGCAGAGGTCCTCGAGCCCGGGAAGGCGCTGTGCCGCCTCTCGCGCGCGTTGAGCGGCGCGGGAGCGGGACTCGGGGTCACTCAGGAGTGTTTCGAGCGCCTCGGCGATGGCCTGGGCCTGAGGGACCACGAGGATGGCTCCTCCCCTGGCTGTGACGGCGGTACCGCCGACGTCGGTGGCCACGATCGCGGCGCCGGCACGCAGGGCCTCCTGGATGGTGAGGGGCTGGCCCTCCCACAGACTGGTCTGGATGACGATGTCAGCGGCCTCCATGAGAGCAGGCGCATCGGATCGCCGCCCCAGGAGGGTGACTGGGAGCTGTTCGGCGGCAATGCGCTCGGCGGCCTCCTGACGGCCGGGCCCCTCTCCGGCGAGCGCCCAGGTGAAGGCCTCGAGCCGGCCGGCGTCGACCTCGCTGGAGAGGATCGCGGCGGCATCGAGCAGCAGCGGCAGGCCCTTCTGGGGAGCCAGGCGGGCAACGGTCAGGAGGCGCGCGCCGCCCTGCGGCCAGGCATCCTCCGGTACCACTGAGTCGGGGGGGCTCAGTTCGGAGGCCTGCGGCGGGGGTGCTGCAGGAATGATGGCGAGCTCGACATGCGGGGCACTGAGCTCCCGTGCCCGTTCGGCCAGGTCGGGGCTGACCGCCAGGATGAGGTCGGCGCGCCGGGCGATGAGCCGTTCGAGTCCCTCCCCCACCAGGGTGGTCAGGCGTCCACCGACGGTGAGGTTGTGGAGGGTGACGACCAGCCGGGTGCGTCCACGGCGGCGTCGTCCCAGGGCAAAGGCGGCCAGGGCCCCGGCTCGTAGGCCGTGGGAGTGAACGACGTCGGCGCGCCGGCCCAGCCGACGCAGCCTGGCCACGGCCAGAGCGTCGTTGGGGCTGGGGCGGGGACCGATCTCGAGCGCCTCGGCGCGGGCTGGATCGACATCCAGTCCGTCTAGGACCGCGGCCGGCGCCTCGACGATGACGTCGTGGCCGTCGGCGGCCAGGAGCCGGGCGCAGTCGGCCAGGTGGGCCCGCACCCCTCCGGCGGCCGATCCGCACACCTGGAGGATCCGCCGGCGCACTGCGTGCGGGCTCTGCGGGGCACCGGGCTCGTTCTTGCTGTCGACGCCGTTGGGGCTCATGGTCTCTCCTTGTCATCCTCCGTCGTCACCGTTGGCCTCCCGCCACGTATCGATGCCAGGAGGCTGCGGTCAGCCAGGTGGATGGCCGCCAGGACGAGGGCTGCGGCCGCGGCGGCACCGATCACGGCGGTGATGACGGCCAGCGGCAGGAAGGTCACGCGGGTGGTCGCCGCACGGACAGCCAGCCCGAGGGCGAGGGCCACGGGCAGCCCCGCGACGAGCGCGGTCAGGGTCGCACGCAGCACCCGGCCTCCCATGACCCGGGCCAGGACGGCGAGCAGACTCACCCCAGCCACCGTCATCCCGATGGTCGTGCCTACTCCCAGTGCCACGAGGGTGGCGCGCCCGTTTCCGCCCGAGGGCGCCATGAGGCGCACGCAGGCGGCACAGGCCACGGCCACGGTCAGCCAGCCGGCCGCGGTGGCGTGAGCGGCGGGTCGAGAGCGGTCGGCGGCGAAGAGGACCCGGGTGACCTGATAGATGAGGGCGTAGCCGATCAGCCCCGGGGCCAGGACGGCCAGCGCCTGGCCCATCCCGTCGACCTGCTTGAAGGAGAAGAAGCGCTCGGCGGCGGCGCTGGCGGCCAGGAGCATGGCGGTTCCGGCGACGGCGACGGCGGTGACCAGGGCCGTGGAAGTGGCGACCAGACGCGAGACGTCCTCATCCGCACCAGTGCTGCCAGAGCTCTTCGGCAGGTGCGTGCGGGCCTCGAAGGCGGCGGTCAGGCGGGGGTAGAGGACGGTGGCCACGGGAACGGCGAGCACCGCGTAGGGAAGGACGTAGACGGCCTGCGTGTACTGGTAGACCGCCGCTGTTCCGGTCTGCCCGCCCCAGCGGGCCATGGCCAGCACTACCAGGACGCTCAGCTGCTGAGCCAGGATCGTCCACACCCCGGCGCCGCCGAGCCGCAGCGCCCGCCGGGCCTGGGAGCCGCCCAGTCTCAGGGTGGGACGCAGCCCCAGTCCCAGCCGATGGACCGGCCACAGCAGCGGGAGGCTGAGCGCGGCCACCCCGAGGGTCGTCCCCCAGCCGAGCACCTGGAGGGCGGGGCTGGAGGCGGTCGCGTCGTCACCGCCGGCCAGCACCCCGTAGAGGCCGTAGGTCGCCATGACCACGAGGCTGGAGAGCATCGGTGTCAGAGCCGGCCAGGTGAAGCGGTTGTGAGCCTGGAGGACCCCGGTGAGGACGACCGCAACTCCGTACATGGGCACCTGCAGGGCGAACATGCGCAGGAAGGAGGCGACGAGCTCGTGCTGGAGCGTCGGGTCCACGCCCTGGGAGGTGGGGAACAGGGCCGCGATCGGGGCGGCCAGGACGATGAGCCCCAGGGACAGCGGGGTCAGGACCGCCAGGACCAGGCCGAGCAGCCCTGAGGCGGTGACGGTGACCTCCTCGCGCCTGCCCGCGGTGATCGGGGCGGCCAGAAGCGGAACGACGGTGGCCGCCAGCACGCCACCGACGACGACCTCGTAGAGGGTGTTGGGCAGCTGGTTGGCCGTGGTGTAGGCGCCCGCCACCGTGCCAGTGCCGACGGTGGCGGCCTGGACGAGCCAGCGCAGGAATCCCAGGACGCGGGAGACGAGGGTCAGGCCGGCGACGGACCCGGCCGCTGAGAGCAGGCCGCCACGGCGTTGCTGGGATGTCATCAGGGACGGCGCCCCAGCCCGTCGAGTGCGGCCAGCATCGGGGTGTCGGTGATGACGCTGGAGAAGGAGACCTTCTCGCTGGCCAGGACGAGGCTCACCCCACTCAGGGCGGCCCCGGCGCGCACCGCGGCGTGGGGGTGGCACGCCAGGGCGGTTCCCAGCAGGGCGCCGACGGCGTTGGCTCCGGTGTCACCCAGCATCGTGTTCTCCAAGAGGTCCTCCGGCAGGGCCACGAGACTGACTCCCAGGGTTCCTGCGGCCAGCAGACGAGTGGGCTCGCCGTCGCGTCCGGGGGTGGCCAGCAGCGGGGTGCTCACGATGCAGGCGGTCTTGAGCGCCCGTCCGGGGCGCAGATCGAGCAGGTTGAGGAGGTTCGCCCAGGCCGCGATGACCACGGCGCTGGAGGCGGCATCGGCGACACTCTCCATCGGCGGACGCCCGCCGGTGCCCGAGCTGCGGTGGCGAGTCAGGAGGACGCCACCGACAAGCGCCCCTGAGCCGATGACGGCGATCTTGAGGGCTCCGGTGGTGACGCGCCCGTGGGCGAGGGCGGTCAGGTGGCCCTTGAGCCCCTTGGCGGGGGTGTCGCCGTCGTGGGCACCGGCATCGAGGTCGTCGGCCAGGCCGGCGCACCCGCCGGCCGCTGCCGCGAGGGTGGCGGCGAGCCCTGCACGTGAGGGCGATGCCGTCCTGTCCCGCATGAGTCTGCCGGCCTCGATCCCGGCCATCACGGCTCCGGCTGCGGCTCCGACGCCTCCGCGCAGGCTCACTGTGCGGCCATGGAAGTTGGTGCGCTCCAGGCCCTGGGCGATGGGCGCCAGGGCGGCGGACCAGGACAGGGTGACGCCCGCCGCCTTGATGCCCACCTGCGCCAGGCCTCGGGCGCAGGAGCTTACTCGCGTGATCGTGCCAGCCATGGGCTCAGCCTAAGGCAGGGCGAGGACGGACCGCGGCCTCGGCACCCATGATGGGGCCGGAGCACCTGAGGACAGGGGCTACTTGGTCACTGGCGGCATGACGGCGTCTGCCCCCTTGTCGAAGCCGTAGTGGCCGATGGTTCCTGCCCGGGTAGAGACCAGGGCCAGGGCCAGGGGCGTGGAGACCGAGGCGGCGACCTGGCCGACGGAGTCGATGGTGGTCACTTTCGCGCCCTCGGATCGGATGATGCTGACGACGTTGTCGTCGCCGTCGGCGGAACCGACGACGACTGTCGGCGCCCGGCCGGCCGTACCCGCCAGTGCCTTGGCCCAGGCCTTGGGATCCTGGCCCGGCGAGGCCTCGACTGTCGCCCCCTTGCCGGAGGATGCCTGCGGGCGGGGCCCGACGACGACGATCATCTCCGCCGGCCCGGTGGGTGTGGAGTCCACGGTGACGAAGGGCGTGCCGGCCTTGTCCACCGACAGCATGTCCATGAGGACTCGGGAGGAGTCGTCATTGGCGGTGAGGGCCTTGGCCAGTGCCTCCCCCAGGATGCCGTTGGCGTCCTGGGAGCTGGCACTGCCCAGGTGCCCCTGGACCTGTCCGGAGAGGTTGGAGCGGTAGTTCTCCCGAGACACGTCCACCCAGGTGCTGGTCATGCTCACCCGGCCGGTGACGGTGGCGCCTGCGCTCTTGAGCTGGGTGGTGATGGCGTCGGCGTCCTCGGCCTTGGCGTCGGGCAGGAGCACCATGGCGACACTCTTGGAGGCCAGGGTTCCGGGCAGGAGACTGCTGGCGGCCTGAGTGATGTAGGAGTCCCGCTCGTTGACGGCCGTCTCAGTCTGCTCGAGCTTGGCCTGGGTGGCGTTGCGGTTCTCACGCAGGGCGGTGACCTGGTCGTTGAGCGCGGTTCCCAGGGAGTTCTGCAGCGGACCGGCCCCCAGGACGACCCCGACGGCGAGAGCCAGGAACACGGAGATGAGCGATACCAGGTGATAGCGGAAGTCGATCATGGTTGAAGACCTTGAAGATGACCGTGAGAGGGACTGCCTCTCAGATGGGCGGGGGTCGTTAGACGGTGGGTGAGTTCGGGGCCAGGCCCAGCAGTGTGCGGAAGAAGTTGACAATGTCGTCCCACACGGCACCGGACAGTCCCAAGAAGGTCTGTCCACCGGGCGTGGACATCAGGGCCATGGCCAGGGCGAAGGTGCCCGCCAGGGCGAGGAACAGCAGCCACCACCCCGAGATGCGGGTGCGGTAGAGCTGGGAGACGCCCTTGGCGTCGATGAGGCGGCCGCCGACCTTGAGCCGGGTCAGGAAGGTCGAGGACATGCCGGCACGTCCCTTGTCGAGGAACTCGAGCAGGGTGGCGTGCGTCCCCAGGGCCACGATGATCTCGGCGCCGGCCTCATCG
Coding sequences within it:
- the murJ gene encoding murein biosynthesis integral membrane protein MurJ, which produces MTSQQRRGGLLSAAGSVAGLTLVSRVLGFLRWLVQAATVGTGTVAGAYTTANQLPNTLYEVVVGGVLAATVVPLLAAPITAGRREEVTVTASGLLGLVLAVLTPLSLGLIVLAAPIAALFPTSQGVDPTLQHELVASFLRMFALQVPMYGVAVVLTGVLQAHNRFTWPALTPMLSSLVVMATYGLYGVLAGGDDATASSPALQVLGWGTTLGVAALSLPLLWPVHRLGLGLRPTLRLGGSQARRALRLGGAGVWTILAQQLSVLVVLAMARWGGQTGTAAVYQYTQAVYVLPYAVLAVPVATVLYPRLTAAFEARTHLPKSSGSTGADEDVSRLVATSTALVTAVAVAGTAMLLAASAAAERFFSFKQVDGMGQALAVLAPGLIGYALIYQVTRVLFAADRSRPAAHATAAGWLTVAVACAACVRLMAPSGGNGRATLVALGVGTTIGMTVAGVSLLAVLARVMGGRVLRATLTALVAGLPVALALGLAVRAATTRVTFLPLAVITAVIGAAAAAALVLAAIHLADRSLLASIRGGRPTVTTEDDKERP
- a CDS encoding NUDIX domain-containing protein, with amino-acid sequence MDQPVTGVGQSNGYAGREVILNDERDPGRERLSSQRVWSGPIFAVDADHVLLAPGQDPVARQVVVHHDAVAVVALREGEESSQTDGAAEILMIRQYRHPVRACLWEIPAGLLDVAGEAPAVAAARELAEETDYAAATWNTLAEFYASPGFTTEGARIFLAQDLSLLPEDQRTARKDEEAEFVPTWVRLDEALDAVMDGRLHNPSTVLGVLATAQARARGWDGLRPADAPWLRSPESL
- a CDS encoding copper transporter, encoding MIDFRYHLVSLISVFLALAVGVVLGAGPLQNSLGTALNDQVTALRENRNATQAKLEQTETAVNERDSYITQAASSLLPGTLASKSVAMVLLPDAKAEDADAITTQLKSAGATVTGRVSMTSTWVDVSRENYRSNLSGQVQGHLGSASSQDANGILGEALAKALTANDDSSRVLMDMLSVDKAGTPFVTVDSTPTGPAEMIVVVGPRPQASSGKGATVEASPGQDPKAWAKALAGTAGRAPTVVVGSADGDDNVVSIIRSEGAKVTTIDSVGQVAASVSTPLALALVSTRAGTIGHYGFDKGADAVMPPVTK
- a CDS encoding glycosyltransferase family 4 protein, with protein sequence MSPNGVDSKNEPGAPQSPHAVRRRILQVCGSAAGGVRAHLADCARLLAADGHDVIVEAPAAVLDGLDVDPARAEALEIGPRPSPNDALAVARLRRLGRRADVVHSHGLRAGALAAFALGRRRRGRTRLVVTLHNLTVGGRLTTLVGEGLERLIARRADLILAVSPDLAERARELSAPHVELAIIPAAPPPQASELSPPDSVVPEDAWPQGGARLLTVARLAPQKGLPLLLDAAAILSSEVDAGRLEAFTWALAGEGPGRQEAAERIAAEQLPVTLLGRRSDAPALMEAADIVIQTSLWEGQPLTIQEALRAGAAIVATDVGGTAVTARGGAILVVPQAQAIAEALETLLSDPESRSRAAQRAREAAQRLPGLEDLCAQLRQAIRARD
- a CDS encoding helix-turn-helix transcriptional regulator; the encoded protein is MTQSDDDSTRARVLDLIAEKGPVSAAQLAKVLSLTPAAVRRHITALEDAEQIEVHTPAQTGKRGRGRPARHYVLTPKARTSFAEGYSDLANRALHYLSQVAGDKAVDSFAAARGRDLERRYAAVVEAAGRDPSERARALADALTLDGYAASVRDVGDGSFAVQLCQGNCPVRDVAGEFHELCDAETQAISRLIGVPVQRLATLAGGEHVCTTHIPIAMPALRKRAVRAAAKTRGLETKRMEGTR